The sequence below is a genomic window from Candidatus Neomarinimicrobiota bacterium.
TAGCCATTGACCGGTTTGACTTCCGAAATCTGCGGGCTCAAGGAGTGTATCTGCAGCAGTTTGAACAGGGCAGGTTGGTCAGGCGCATGGATATCCAGCAGTTGATCTGGGATGAGGCTGCCCAGCTATGGCGGGGTACCGACTACCGCATCCGGTCCTTTCTGCCGGGGGCTGACACGTCGATATGGACCGACTACCAGCGCGATACGCTGCTCGCCCTAGGCATCAAGCCGGTTGACATTATGAAGGAACTGGTGCCGCCGGAGGAGATGCGCTACGGCGAGCTCAAAGAGTTTATCGAGGAGCTCAAGCGCAGTGGTGACGATCCCACGAGGCGGGAAGTCGTCTTGCATTTTAAGCTGGCTTTCTCCATGACCAGCTTCATCATGGTGCTGTTTGGGCTCCCCCTCAGCGTGGGCCGCTCCCGCTCCAGCCTAGCGTTCGGCGCCGGCATGAGCGTCTTCGTCATCTTCGGCTATTATGTGGCCATCAAGCTGGGTCAGTCCCTGGGCTTCAAAGGCATCCTTGCGCCGCTCCCGTCCGTGTGGCTGCCCAATATCCTGTTTTTGGCGCTCGGATTTATTCTGTTGCGGCGGCTGCGCAGCTGACAAAGTTCTTCGTGCTGCTCAGCGCACGAAAGTAAGGCTAAAGGCCAGGCTGACCCCCTTGGTGGTGTGAATCCACAAACCGTTATGCAACGCCAGGGCGAAGTCAAACTGCAGGATGCCTGTATGCAGGCCAAACCCAACCCCCACCTGCTGCACCCCTGCACCGCTGAAGCGCGCTCCCATCCGGAGGGGAAATCGGGGCGACCGGTCGATTTCGGCACCCAGCGCCAGTTGCCATCCCCGGGATGACCACAGCCGGTCCTGGAAGCCCGTCACCAGATCAGCCGAAATCAGGCCAAAGTTCTCCACCCGCTTGGAGACCCCCAGTCTCAAGAGCGCCGGGTAGTCGGTGACAAAGGGCTTGGGGACAAAGGCGGCCAGTGCCAATGAGTCCAGACTGTCATAGGCCACCAGGCCGGTTTCCGTCTCGAGAACCCCAAAGCTATCGTTCTCAAACAGACTATCCAGGTCCGTCCCCTGCAGAAACGCATCTGCCGTCACGTCTCTGACGCGGTAGGTATAGAGCAGGTACTCATTTGGCCGGAAGCCCAGGGCTTCATGTAGGGCATCGCCAAATAGATCCTTGGTAATGGAGGGCCCTTGCCAGCGGATGGAACCAATGGCGTTGATGAGTGCTATGCCCAGACTGTAGCCGTTGGACTCTTCTGTGGCAAAGCCGATATCGAGACCGAATCCCCCGCCCCCCACGGCACGCCTGAGCAGGTAACGTCCCTCGCCGCTGAAACCGCTGGTGTCGGTGCGGAAATCTCCCGAGCTGATATCGGGGTCCATGCCGACGTAAAACAGCCCTTGAAGGTATTTCAGCGTGACGCCGAAGGCCATTTTTCCGGTGGGAACGGCGAAGCTGAAGCCCCATTCACCCACGCCAATTATTTCTTCGTCGAGACTTAGGTCCAGTTCCTGCCCAACCGGGTTACCCTCCATCAGCAGCTGGAACAGAGCCTTGGGCAGGCCCAGGTTGCCGTAAATGATCAGGTCGCTGGAAAAAGCGGTGGTTCCCCGGGCCCAGTTAAGGCCGGGCAGGGGCATGTGGAGGCTCGTCTTGAGGCGCAGGCCATCGGACGGCAGGCCATCCAGAAACTCCTGCTTATTGAGGAATCTAGCTGAAGTCGAATCGATAAAGTCCGCCCCGTTGACGAGGTTGTAGTTTTCTAGTGAAAGCAGATTGTTTTCCAGCCCAATGGTTAGCCCGGCCAGACTGATGCTGAGGTCCTTCGAGGAATAGGCCAACCGGGCAGGATTAAAACCTACGGCGTGAATCCCCTCGGACAGACTGGTGATGGCCCCGGCCAGGGCTACCGTCCGCGGATCAGGGGCCGGCCCCTGGGCCCAGAGCCGTCCCAGGCAGAGAACGATCAGCAGGCCCCTAGGCCACCCCTCAACCCGCAGCGCCGCCCGCATCATTTGCGCACCCTCTCGGCCTTCGCGCCCCACCGCCGTTTCTCGACCGGTCCTGGCTTCCCCCTGCTCGCTGGCCTGACAGCCACGCGCCCCATGGGAGCAGCCGTCACCTTGACCAGGAACGAGGTGGACACGGGCGCCGTCTTCTGGTCATCGAGCATAACGGTTATCCGGGCTGTCCCCAGGGTATCACCGTGCACCTCCAGCAGCTTAGTCTTAATCTCCAACGAGTCATCCTCAAAAAAGTAAATCCTTCCCACCGATGCAACGCCGGTATGGCTGCTGGTTGCAGACAGGCCAAGCCCGGGATCGGTAATATCAAAAGCGGGATCATCAGGATTTGAGAAAATCGCCCCCAGATCAATGACCACGATGCCGTCAACGGCCACGGAGGTATCGTTTTGAGTGGTGACTCCGACAACGGCGGTATCCGCCTCCTCAATGGAAAATATGTCGCTGGTAAGATTGAAGCCGATGAAGGCCGAAAATTGAATCCAGTCGGTGGACCGAATCGTCCTGACACCGTCCGTGCCGTAGAGAGTGATAAACGTTTTTAGAAATACTCTGCTATCCGAGGCCAGCCAGCCCACCCGCTCGGCGTCCAGGGCAATCACCTGGGTCGTGTCGCCCGGCGTGGTCACCCATCCCAATTCGTTGACTGCTTTGGGCGGCGGCAGCTCCATGTCGAACAGGCGGCCCACCCAGAAAGTGTCCCCCAGCGTTGATATAAACTCAACCCTCTTGGCCACCGTTTCCACGGGATCCAGCGTCGCGCCCGCAACGGGTGATTCCGGGTAAAATACGATTTCATTCACGTTCAGGATGGAATCTGCTGCCAGGACGGCCGAAATGGTGCTGTAAATGGTTGAATCACCGGTGCGGGCCATAGTAGGTATTTCGGCGGCAAGGTCATCGAGGAAGTCCAGGGCCAGGGGGAACAGGGTGCTGTCCGAGGCCAGCATGGAAATTTTCCCCCCCAGGGGGAAGTTGGTTGTCACCCGGGAGGTGAGGGTGGCCGAAATCAGGGCCGTCTTGATCTGCTCCCGGGTGGCTTCATCCATGGGCTCCAGGGGCGTGGGTTCCGTCGGGAGGAACGAGATGTCCTGGGGGATGATAAAGGCGAAGGGAGCGATCAAACCAAACTCGCCCCAGATGCCCTTGCCCGCTTCCACCACACCTTGGCCCCGGACCGTGGCCGCCCCACCCACCTCAATAATATCGGGAGGCAAGTTCAACACATCGACAATGCTGCCATCGGAGTTGGGACTGATTACACTATCCCACGCCATACTTGGGTGCGTTTCACCCTCCGGCAGCCAGTAGGTGCGCACGGACGTGCCATCCAGAATGATGAGTGTGGAGGTGGTGTCACCATTATCCGATGGCGCATTCGGTTTGCTGGGATAGTTGATCGGGGCCTTGATGGGCACCGATACGCTATCACCTTCGAGGCTCCGGCCCACCAGCCGCAGATCGAGTTCCACCGGCAGATCGATCTGGTTGCGCAGCAACATGCTGAGACTGATTCGCCCAAATTTGAAGCCGACGAATCCGGCAGGGATATTCTCTATGGTGGTGCTCACCGCGGGGAATGATATCTGGAAATTCCCCTCGATGCTGGCAAAATGCAGGTCGCCCTGGCCATCTGCCGGGGCGGCGTCCCCGAACTCAATGCCCAGCTGAAAGGTACCCAGTGCCGATCCGTCGAGGGGTATAGCGATATCCGCGGCCACCACCTCGGCCAGCACAATAAACTCGAATGCGTCGATGGCGCCGCTTCCGGCCGGGTTGTGGAAAGTGAAGCCCCCCAGCATTTTGGTGTCGTTCACCGGGGCATCACCGTCGGAAAGGACGAAAGGACCAAACGTCAAACTGTCGCTGAGCTGGGCCGTGGAGGCAAAATTGGGGAAGGTCAGGCTGAATAGGAGGTCAAACGGCAGGGTGTTGCTGAGCCCGGTGAGAGCCACCTCGTTTATCGGTGAGACTACTCCCGAGCGGAGCACGCCGCTGAGAATCGCAACCTCACCGGGCAGTTCCACCGGATTAGGCGGGTCCTGAAGGACCGAGGTCTGGGCCGTGGTGACGGCCAGGCTGTCCACCGTACCGACGCTGACAACAATGTCGATGATTATCTTAGCCGAATCGCCGGCGGAAATAATCACATCCGCTCCCGCCTGAGGAAATTGCATGCTCACCCCGAAACTGATATCGGCCCCTAACCGGGCGCTGGCGAGGTCAGTGGAATCCGCGTAGGTCGTGTTCTTCAGTACGCTGTTGCTCTGGTGAGACACCGAAAGCAGACTACCGGAAGCCATGCTCAGGTCGACGGAATCAATGCTGGTGGGGAAACCGTCGTTTTCGATGCTGGTGACGAATTTGCTTGAAAATGAGGTCGACCCCAGGCGTAGGTAGCGCATGCGCTCGATGAAGGAAATAGACTGGAAGGCGGTTGCGGTATCGATGATCTGGACGGGGCCTGCGCTCTGGCTGATGGCTTCGGAAGCTACCCAATTGTTCCAGTCATCCTGTGGGATAGGAACATCAAATGGCGAAGGAAAAGATACCGCATCAAACGCCGGCAGGTTCGCGGCCCGCAAAATTGAGTCCAGCGCGATGACAATCTGGAAACTTTCCTCCACTGGGGAAAAGAAATCGCTGGCATTGACACCGTCGACAGTCTGGGATATGGTCTGCGAGGTCGCCGAGGCCGGGAGCGCAATTTCCAGAAGGCTGGAGTCGATCCGGGTAGTATCCAGCGCACCGGTAAACTCGATCTGAATCTCCTTCGTGGTGGTATCCTGGGAAATGGTCGTGTCATTGTCTGCGAGCGTTTCCAGGCTATAAGTCCGGTTGATCAGCGGCAGCGTCAGTGAAACATCCCATCTGGGCAGCTCAAACTTCGTCGGCAGCTGAAAATCACAGGCGCCCAGCAGGGCTACAGCGGCCACCGCAAATGTAGCCTGCAACGCTCGCCCGCCAGCGCTGGGCCATAGGTATCGGCGGTGCGCCGCGGGGGATGCTATTGTCCTGGACACGATTCCTTGGGTGGTTAGGCTTACAGTCGGGGAAATCTAGGCAGGATAACCCGGAATCCAAATGATTTCGTGCGGCAGGACCGCTGGGGGTCGGAGGAGCGCTATTTCAGGTACCCGGCCAATTCCTCGGTCTTATCGAGGCGCTCCCAGGTGAAGCCCGGCTCTTCCCTGCCGAAATGCCCGTAGGCGGCGGTCTGCCGGTAAATGGGTTGAAGCAGATCCAGATGCCGGATTATTTCCTTCGGCTTGAGGGGAAACTCATCTTTGATGATCTGGGCAAGTCTGCCGTCATCCAAGGCGCCCGTACCGAAAGAATTGACGCTGACAGAAATAGGCTCGGCCACGCCGATGCTGTAAGCCAGTTGCACCTCGGCCCGCTGTGCCAGACCAGCACTCACCATGTTCTTGGCGATGTACCGCGCCATATAGGTCGCGGAGCGGTCCACCTTGGAGGGGTCCTTGCCGGAAAATGCTCCGCCTCCGTGCCGCGCGTAGCCACCGTAGGTATCTACAATTATTTTGCGGCCTGTCAGGCCCGTATCCGCGTGTGGTCCTCCAAAGACAAAGCGCCCGGTACCGTTAATAATGAACTGCTCCTCAAAAGGCACGCCGCTGTCTACAAGTACCGGGAGAACGACGTGTTCTATCACTTCCTTGGTAATGAACAGATGTTCTGCGGCCAGATCCGGATAGGCATCCGTCATGTCATCGTGCTGGGTGGCCACCACCACCTTGCTTACTTTCACCGGTTTGAAACCATCGTACTCGACCGTCACCTGCGATTTTCCATCAGGCCGCAGCCAGGGCAACGCCTCTGATTTGCGCAATTCCGCCAGCCGGCGGGTGATACGCTGTGCCAGCTGGATGGGCAAGGGCATGAGTTCGCTGGTCTCATCACAGGCGAAGCCGAACATGAGGCCCTGATCGCCGGCGCCCTGTTCGTGGTCGCCCGACTCATCCACGCCTTGCGCTATTTCGGGGCTCTGCTCGTCAATACTGATAAGCACGGCGGCCTTGGTAGCGCTGATGCCGTAGGAGCCTCGAGTATAGCCGATGTCCGTGAGGGTTTGGCGAACAATACTTGGTATGTCCACATACGTCGTGGTGGTGATTTCGCCCGAGACAAGAATCAGACCGGTGGTGGCCAATGTTTCACACGCTACACGGCACTGCCGATCTTTTGCCAGGATGCTATCGAGGATGGCGTCCGATATCTGATCGCACACTTTGTCGGGATGACCTTCAGTAACGGATTCAGAGGTAAAGAGAAAGCTATGGGCCATTTGGGATTCCTATCGCGCTCAAGGGCACATTATTTCGGCGGGGCAAATTACACATAATCAGACAGGAGCAACAGTAATAGGTCATCATGTCAGGGCTGCAGCTCTGGGGCAGCCGGCGCAAGCCCCTTCAGCACATCAGGCCAGCCGGACAAAGGTGGGCCCGGTGACATCTGGCCCAGTAAGCATCAATAGGGTGTCGGCCGCAAGCGGTCCGCCTGGATGACGGACGCAGTAGGCCCAAAAACGGCCCTACTTAGCCTTCTCTACGAACTTGAGCAGGTGAGCATCCAGGTCTGCATCGCCCGGCACGGCAACCATGCCGTCAAGAAATCGCACGGTGCCCTTGGCCGGGTCCTTGATACTTCGGATGACCCTCACCTGCCGTTGGGCGGCTTTCTTGCTTTCCTCTTTTTTGGCTTTGTCGGCAAATGATTTCGGGGCCTTGGCCATGACTATTTTCCCTCCGATTTTGCGCCGCTGTCCGCCGCGGAATAAGATAAGACTGCGTTACCCCCGTGCCGCTTAACTCGGTACATGGCTTCGTCCGCGCACCGGATAAGTGACTTAACGTCCTGGCCATCTCTTGGATACTCGGCCACCCCAATACTGACGGTAACTCTAGCCTCTATATTACCCTCGCGAAACTTAAAATCCGCGATGGAATTCCTGATCCGCTGCATAGTAGAAAGACTGGTTTCGGCGGTGGCATTAATGATAATCACGGTATATTCCTCACCGCCGTAACGACCAGCCACATCGGCCTTACGAATGCAGGTTCGTACCAGCTGGGCCGTCTGAAACAGGACGTAATCGCCGAAAAGATGGCCGTGGGTGTCATTGACGCTCTTGAACTGGTCCAGATCGAGCATCAGGAAGGTCATCGTTTCACCATAACGGGATGCCCGCTCCAGCTCCTCGGCCATGCGCTCAAGGAATGAGCGGCGATTCAGCAGTTGGGTCAAGCCATCTATGGTGGCCATCGAATGCACTTCCTGGTACTTCTGGCACCAGATCAAAGCAGTGCCGTAGACCTGGGCTGTGGCCTTCAAGAGCTCCACGTCCTGAGGCTGATAATCGTCGGACGGCCTGCTTTCCAGGGCCAGCGTTCCCTTAGGGCTGCCAGCCTCCATGATGGGCACACCAATAAATGATTTGAGGACACTCTTGGCAATATCTCCTCTGACGTAGCGCCCCTTAAACCCTGACTTTTGCAGATCTCCCGTCATGATGGCTTTTGCTGACCTGAAAATTTTTCCATGTACCACGCCGGCCAATGAAAATGCAAATCCGGCTTCGTAGCCCTCCTTTAATCCTTCCGTCCATCCAATCTTCAGGCTATCCGCCGAATCGGAAGGCTGTACACATATTGTGAGTCGATCAAATCTCAAAATGCCCCTTATTTC
It includes:
- a CDS encoding LptF/LptG family permease, whose protein sequence is MFTFRNMFKLLDRYVLSRFLSILFGALIAFITIFLVVDVVENLDKFIDAKMPRSAVIAYYIYTLPSFISIALPMATLLATFFSMGLLNKRNEITAMKAAGLSIRRIGASLLLAGLMISAGSFLFDDLVVSESLRRKSVVQKQYLARDYRRKHKDKKQNFFKRRPPAGYIAIDRFDFRNLRAQGVYLQQFEQGRLVRRMDIQQLIWDEAAQLWRGTDYRIRSFLPGADTSIWTDYQRDTLLALGIKPVDIMKELVPPEEMRYGELKEFIEELKRSGDDPTRREVVLHFKLAFSMTSFIMVLFGLPLSVGRSRSSLAFGAGMSVFVIFGYYVAIKLGQSLGFKGILAPLPSVWLPNILFLALGFILLRRLRS
- a CDS encoding methionine adenosyltransferase, giving the protein MAHSFLFTSESVTEGHPDKVCDQISDAILDSILAKDRQCRVACETLATTGLILVSGEITTTTYVDIPSIVRQTLTDIGYTRGSYGISATKAAVLISIDEQSPEIAQGVDESGDHEQGAGDQGLMFGFACDETSELMPLPIQLAQRITRRLAELRKSEALPWLRPDGKSQVTVEYDGFKPVKVSKVVVATQHDDMTDAYPDLAAEHLFITKEVIEHVVLPVLVDSGVPFEEQFIINGTGRFVFGGPHADTGLTGRKIIVDTYGGYARHGGGAFSGKDPSKVDRSATYMARYIAKNMVSAGLAQRAEVQLAYSIGVAEPISVSVNSFGTGALDDGRLAQIIKDEFPLKPKEIIRHLDLLQPIYRQTAAYGHFGREEPGFTWERLDKTEELAGYLK
- a CDS encoding sensor domain-containing diguanylate cyclase; amino-acid sequence: MLDLAARIIQHDLILNSELELAQAENAFLSDLMSGAGSIDITSTTEALVSILIREIRGILRFDRLTICVQPSDSADSLKIGWTEGLKEGYEAGFAFSLAGVVHGKIFRSAKAIMTGDLQKSGFKGRYVRGDIAKSVLKSFIGVPIMEAGSPKGTLALESRPSDDYQPQDVELLKATAQVYGTALIWCQKYQEVHSMATIDGLTQLLNRRSFLERMAEELERASRYGETMTFLMLDLDQFKSVNDTHGHLFGDYVLFQTAQLVRTCIRKADVAGRYGGEEYTVIIINATAETSLSTMQRIRNSIADFKFREGNIEARVTVSIGVAEYPRDGQDVKSLIRCADEAMYRVKRHGGNAVLSYSAADSGAKSEGK